Proteins found in one Primulina eburnea isolate SZY01 chromosome 16, ASM2296580v1, whole genome shotgun sequence genomic segment:
- the LOC140816788 gene encoding transcription factor MYB16-like — translation MELSNCDENVEVKKGPWTREEDQKLVSHIKQHGHGSWRALPAKAGLQRCGKSCRLRWTNYLRPDIKRGKFSTQEEKAIIRLHALLGNRWSAIATHLPKRTDNEIKNYWNTRLKKRLSRMGIDPVTHKPKNNPDGSAQSANLNHTAQWETARLEAEARLVRESKLLANLQLHRATAQPPQPPPPPCLDVLKVWQATAASNNFFNSAVKILESPTSTLNFSGNLTTVPTAGPNGGILMVNDVVSMSNSGACGFGKANSYMQINGETGDSVHLHDNNITYSMDHNYNTGSLTDLVSVNFNPVCYEDNMVTTILGELEDYKSYWNDLLNLVSSPMESPVF, via the exons ATGGAATTGTCGAACTGCGACGAGAATGTGGAGGTGAAGAAAGGGCCATGGACACGAGAAGAAGACCAAAAGTTGGTTTCTCACATTAAGCAGCATGGACATGGGAGCTGGCGCGCGTTGCCTGCAAAAGCAG GGCTTCAaaggtgtgggaaaagttgcaGATTGAGGTGGACGAACTATCTAAGACCTGATATCAAGAGAGGAAAGTTCAGCACTCAAGAAGAGAAGGCAATCATTCGACTTCATGCTCTTTTAGGCAACAG GTGGTCGGCAATAGCAACTCATTTACCAAAAAGAACAGATAATGAGATCAAGAACTACTGGAACACCCGCCTCAAGAAAAGGTTATCTCGAATGGGAATCGACCCGGTAACCCACAAGCCTAAGAACAACCCAGATGGCTCGGCTCAGTCCGCCAACCTCAACCACACGGCTCAATGGGAAACAGCTCGGCTAGAGGCCGAAGCCAGGCTCGTTCGCGAGTCCAAACTTCTGGCTAACCTCCAACTCCACAGAGCCACCGCTCAGCCACCCCAGCCGCCGCCACCGCCATGTTTAGACGTGCTGAAAGTCTGGCAAGCCACCGCCGCATCCAACAACTTTTTCAACTCAGCCGTCAAGATTCTCGAGTCTCCAACATCCACGCTAAACTTCTCCGGTAACCTGACTACGGTCCCAACAGCTGGTCCCAATGGCGGCATACTGATGGTGAACGACGTTGTTTCGATGAGCAACTCTGGTGCATGTGGGTTTGGAAAAGCCAACAGTTACATGCAAATCAATGGCGAAACGGGGGATTCAGTTCACCTTCATGACAACAATATAACGTACTCCATGGATCACAATTACAACACAGGTTCATTAACCGATCTCGTGTCTGTTAATTTTAACCCCGTATGTTACGAAGACAACATGGTTACTACAATTTTAGGAGAACTTGAGGATTACAAGAGTTATTGGAACGACTTGTTGAATCTGGTGAGCTCGCCGATGGAATCACCGGTATTTTAA
- the LOC140816837 gene encoding uncharacterized protein: MLSRSGIGWNETEKRIEATDETWDSFVKADSSVRTWRYKTWPYFPDWCEIFGSDRATGQHAESFAEALQGVLNMTDDNDIVPEDKIRPNTLFQETEEAGESMSVSNAPSVNKVGSNQRTLGNGRNIQKVSSYSLMPLTISLRCQDLQ, translated from the exons ATGCTTAGCAGGAGTGGAATTGGGTGGAATGAAACAGAGAAGAGAATTGAAGCAACTGACGAAACATGGGATTCATTTGTGAAG GCTGATAGCAGTGTTCGTACGTGGCGTTACAAAACATGGCCTTATTTTCCCGATTGGTGCGAAATATTTGGAAGTGACCGTGCAACGGGACAGCATGCTGAGAGCTTTGCAGAGGCCCTTCAAGGAGTACTGAACATGACTGATGATAATGATATTGTGCCCGAAGACAAAATTCGACCGAATACTCTCTTCCAAGAGACTGAGGAAGCAGGTGAATCCATGTCGGTGTCAAATGCTCCTTCCGTGAACAAAGTTGGTAGTAATCAAAGAACACTAGGAAACGGAAGAAACATTCAGAAGGTGAGCAGCTATTCATTGATGCCATTAACAATTTCACTGAGATGTCAAGATCTACAATGA
- the LOC140816599 gene encoding serine/threonine-protein kinase VIK-like yields MSGSEGSSGHSDAQTPLSSGAGEREKKKEKARVSRTSLILWHAHQNEASAVRKLLEEDRSLVHARDYDNRTPLHVAAIHGWIDVAKCLLEHEADINAQDRWKNTPLADAEGAKRFAMIELLKSYGGLSYGQNGSHFEPRPVPPPIPKKCDWEIDPTELDFSGAVLIGKGSFGEILKVSWRGTPIAVKRILPSLSDDKLVIQDFRHEVNLLVKLRHPNIVQFLGAVTEKKPLMLITEYLRGGDLHQHLKEKGALNPSTAINFALDIARGMAYLHSEPNVVIHRDLKPRNVLLVNTNADHLKVGDFGLSKLIRVQHAHDVYKMTGETGSYRYMAPEVFKHRKYDKKVDVFSFAMILYEMLEGEPPLSHYEPYEAARYVAEGHRPLFRAKSFIPDLRELTEQCWAADMNKRPSFLEILKRLEKIKEILPSDHHWNIFAS; encoded by the exons ATGAGTGGAAGCGAAGGTAGCTCGGGCCACTCTGATGCGCAGACGCCGCTGTCATCCGGGGCGGGGGAGAGGGAGAAGAAGAAAGAGAAGGCACGGGTGAGCCGGACGTCCCTAATTCTATGGCACGCTCACCAGAATGAGGCTTCCGCGGTCAGAAAGTTGCTGGAGGAGGATCGATCTCTGGTGCACGCTAGAGACTATGATAATCGAACTCCGCTCCATGTGGCTGCAATTCACGGATGGATCGACGTCGCCAAGTGTCTTCTGGAACATGAAGCTGACATCAACGCTCAAGATCGATGGAAGAATACC CCTTTAGCTGATGCAGAAGGAGCAAAAAGATTTGCCATGATTGAATTGTTGAAGTCTTATGGTGGCCTATCTTAT GGACAGAATGGAAGTCATTTTGAACCAAGGCCTGTGCCGCCTCCTATTCCGAAGAAATGTGACTGGGAGATTGACCCAACTGAGCTGGACTTCTCAGGCGCAGTTCTCATCGGGAAG GGGTCTTTTGGTGAGATACTAAAAGTATCTTGGCGTGGAACACCAATAGCTGTCAAACGCATTCTCCCAAGCCTTTCAGATGACAAATTAGTGAT TCAGGACTTCAGACACGAGGTCAATTTGCTAGTGAAGCTTCGTCATCCAAATATTGTCCAATTTCTAGGAGCTGTTACCGAGAAGAAGCCCCTAATGTTAATTACAGAGTACTTGAGAGGG GGTGATCTTCATCAGCATCTGAAGGAAAAAGGGGCACTGAATCCGTCAACAGCAATAAACTTTGCTCTAGACATTGCCAG AGGCATGGCATATCTCCACAGTGAACCAAATGTTGTAATACACAGAGATCTAAAGCCAAG GAATGTTCTACTTGTCAACACGAATGCTGACCATTTAAAAGTAGGAGATTTTGGGTTAAGCAAGCTCATTAGAGTACAACATGCTCATGATGTGTACAAAATGACTGGCGAGACTGGGAGCT ACCGTTACATGGCACCTGAGGTCTTCAAGCACCGGAAATATGATAAGAAGGTCGATGTTTTCTCTTTCGCAATGATACTATACGAG ATGCTTGAAGGAGAACCTCCATTGTCGCACTATGAACCATATGAAGCGGCTCGATATGTGGCGGAAGGACACAGGCCACTTTTTAGGGCTAAAAGTTTTATTCCTGACTTGAGAGA GTTAACAGAACAGTGCTGGGCAGCAGACATGAACAAGAGACCTTCCTTCTTGGAGATTCTGAAGAGACTCGAAAAAATTAAGGAAATACTACCGTCTGATCATCACTGGAACATATTTGCATCCTGA
- the LOC140816922 gene encoding uncharacterized protein, with amino-acid sequence MDSLPSVSPSIVLPLRRHQYHHRRRQSGLPWTRSIFLPQFRVSSEFCRRRMHLEVYCKSRGGGEDGKDAENDRRDDELERATRMDGTIPGTPDAFVRQVSSRAYDMRRHLQQSFDSSSYDVLEANPWRETSKSVYVLTHQENQVCTMKTRRNRREVERELGLLFSKRAKWRSQSKQSETSTKFPMLVEDVQEGVLVFEDENEAAKYCDLLKGGGQNCEGVAEIEASSVFDLCQKNKALAVLFRRGRTPPVPENLKLNLRARKRSLEDQEDLA; translated from the exons ATGGATTCTCTGCCTTCAGTCTCGCCTTCTATCGTGCTTCCTCTCCGCCGCCACCAGTACCACCACAGGCGGCGACAATCGGGGCTTCCTTGGACGAGGAGTATATTTCTTCCTCAATTCCGTGTTTCAAGTGAATTTTGTAGAAGACGGATGCATTTGGAAGTTTACTGTAAGTCGAGGGGTGGTGGAGAAGATGGAAAGGATGCGGAAAATGATCGGAGAGATGACGAGTTGGAGAGAGCGACGAGGATGGATGGCACGATCCCCGGGACTCCCGACGCGTTTGTGAGGCAGGTGTCTTCACGCGCCTATGACATGAGGAGACATCTCCAGCAGAGTTTTGATAGCAGTAGCTACGATG TCTTGGAAGCAAATCCTTGGAGAGAGACTTCAAAATCTGTTTATGTGTTGACTCACCAAGAGAACCAAGTGTGTACTATGAAAACTCGGAGAAATCGCAG GGAAGTTGAAAGAGAGCTTGGACTTCTGTTTTCCAAAAGAGCAAAGTGGAGAAGCCAGTCAAAGCAGTCAGAAACCAGTACTAAATTTCCTATGCTTGTGGAGGACGTCCAAGAGGGTGTGCTC GTGTTCGAAGATGAAAATGAAGCTGCAAAGTATTGTGATTTACTCAAGGGAGGAGGTCAGAATTGTGAAGGTGTTGCAGAGATTGAAGCCTCATCA GTCTTTGATCTTTGCCAGAAGAACAAGGCACTCGCAGTTCTATTCCGTAGGGGTAGGACGCCTCCTGTACCCGAAAACCTTAAGCTTAACTTGCGTGCACGAAAGAGATCCCTTGAGGACCAAGAGGATTTGGCGTGA